The genomic interval gggggcagctgAAGACACAATactgacatcatcatcacctaTATTAAAGTTATGGTGAATGTGCTAGcaaaatgttgcctttttaCACATCCATCAGTTACAGAgtaacattatcattcatttggggtcgtgtttgtgtcacctgatgaatgtaaatccaatattcactcctGTTAGCTCAGTTTTcagtctctaccaactcctgagggaaatatctggctcttatctgctaaatgctccaatatgttcaccagctagtctctaactgtgtctgtctgctgtttgctgctgagcaggtagtttACAGTGGCTTTATGAAAGCTTcttcactgaaagaaaaaaaaaagatgcctgctgctgctggaaacaaggttgatgagagcagagtTTGTGGGCTGGAAAACCGAGATGAAGTGCAGAGTTGGTGATTATTCTCTGTGGGGCtggcttttatttgtttcacaaagcaaaattgacttttatttgagaattaaTTGTAAGTTCTTTGATGAAGTGAAGTGTTTTTACCAAGGATTGTCTGAAGGCTTGCATGGAGTGTTGCCGTTATTTGCGAAGTCCTCATCGCTGTCTGTTGACTCGCCTTTCAGCTTGCTGATCCACTCTCGCAGCGGTCTGCACAGGTGCAGCAGGAAGTGTGCCATCAGTCAACAGATTAAGTAaacgagatacaacatgttatgGAGTGAGCTTTAAAAGCGTTGGTAGGTGTATTTGGAACTTTGGACAGTGCCAGTTTAGCTGTTAAGCCCTGCTTCCTTTAGCTTGGACAAGCaagtcctgactccagctctatACTTAAAAGACATATCTTAAGACATCCACCATCCTCCCACTCTCAGAAGAAAAGCAAATGCATGTATATTCCTTTAATGGAAAAACATTAACGGATAtttcattaatgaaaataatgcaaCCTTCTACACACGCACCTTATGAATGGGATGGCCATGAAAAAACGGTTGGGGGCAAGTCCAAGTTTAGACTTTGGGGTCATGTCATTCCTGTGACACGGCAGTTTCTCAATAGGAAACCATTCAATATTCTAAAAGTAAAGAAGAACAAGATCATGTAATGTTTCTGTCAGCTACAAAAAGATGGAAATCAATCTGAGGAGCACGTGTCAAAAAGGAATTTCTACCCTGATCTCTTTCCTTGTTTTGGGGTTGAACTTGGTATCCTTTGACACCCCTGGTATGATGTAGAGCCGCACCAGCTGGTCAGTGATTTTCTGCTCTATGTACATTTCTTTGCAGATGCGATTCTTGATGTCAAAGCCCGTCTCCTCCAACACCTGGAAAACACTCAGTATTTTGAACtatgaaatacaaacattaatTATACGTGGCTCTTAATACTTTCAGTTGGTCAAAGTTGAACATCAAACAACATGCGACTCACTTCACGAACTGCACAGTCATGTGGCGCTTCATCCTCATTAACTTTCCCCTTTGGAAAGCCCCAGCCTGACTTCGCAAGGTAGCCCTGAACAAGCAGCGCCTGAAGAGAAAAGATGCACCAGTTAGCTGCAGCACATGAGGGGGGTTTTCACAACAGCACCAGGTGTACACTGGTGAGGGGTGTGTCATGGCATActtcatataaaaaatattacttGTGTGAAAGTAAAGCATAGTTAAAGGACCACGTTGGTGatctatatttttcttcttgtcaaaaAGTCCCACAAagagaccaaacaatgaatgtatccCACTAACAAGCattgtgtatccaaagcctgatttatcttattcctctgtgccatagagctgtagtaggaaatgactgagcctttttttttaaaaagaaaccaatCATTACAGAAAATGTTCGCAAAATGAAGTGTTTGCAGAAGTAATCAAGTGACTATAAGATTCTAACCAAGGTCCTTTAAGCCAAGCTTGACAAGGTCATGAACTTTATAGCAGATCCTGACCAAACGGGACTTTGCTCTGGACGACAACTTTTTGGAAATTCatgcaaattatttaaaatactttattatattatacagttCAATGTATGTGAAATGGTCTCTCCTTATAATCACCTTAGGGAGCAATGGGCTAAACTGACTAAATTTCTGACAAAGTGTGGCAGTCGGCACTTTCAAGAATTCAGTCAGCAACAACTTCTGCGTTAGACACGGTTCATTGCTATTTCAAGTCATAGAGTACACTTCTGCAAAAATAAATCAGCTAAGATATTCCCAGGATCGGATTGGACTTGCTCCTGCTGTCTTCACATTAAACCACTCTGTATCACATGATTTTCACAGACAATTTTGGCCTGCcatctttgaaacattttctactATTAGTAGTTAGGAGATACGACTAGACCCAGGAACTACAATATTTGGAGCAGCTCCTGGAGAGATTGCACTTACAGGTCTGATGCCTTAGACCTTCTGTGATTATTGGCACAACGGCTAGAAATCTGCCAAACCACCACGACACTATAAAAGTGTTATGGCGCATCTCAAGCTCAAGATTCGTGTCATGTTGTGATGTGAGTAAAATCATgttggaaaagacaaaaaaggtatttttaaagtaaaaaggaAACCAAGATTGTGAGCTGTTGCTAAAAGATTTATattttcagtaggaaccaaACATCTTGGAGCAGCGTTACACAGAAGTTATAAAGTACTGAGTTATGGAATTATGATCCtccagatatatatataaaaacgtaaaaaaacatttttatgtattgggtttgttcttgtttgtcttttattattattacacaagGACAAACATAGACATGCACATGAAGGAACACAATGACAATATTCACAGCTGTTATGCTATGCTACATCACAGGGAACAATACAGGACAAAAGGTAAGTAACTTTACAtatatatccacacacacacgcacatgtatacatatgtatatacatacatacacaagcaTATATGCATAGTACATATATACAGATCATTCAGAAAGTATTCAAAAGTACTCAAACCCCAcctatttttttcacattttgttatgttgcagcatTATGCTAAAAttgtttaaattaattatttccCTCATTTGACTGACCCGCATTTGTATTTAAATCCAAATTGATGGTCAGTGGTTATTACGTATTCTTGAAGCCTATCCAAGAGAAGAGAATTTGTTGTAATACTTTAGACAGTATGCTAGCCAGGGCAATAGGTCTGTTATTTTCTATGCTGGATATTTGACCGGTTTTGCCTTTGACCACTGGCACTAATAAGACAGACAACATAAAGTCAGGTGGTACACCATGCATTAGCAATCCAGAAAAAACAGAGCAAGTGCTTTGTTCACTGCCGATTTCTCAATGGCATAGCTCAGTTCTACAGGTCCATAACATCCTTGTTAGAAACATCACTATTAACACCATTATAAACATCCCGATGATGTTTTCTCCATAGTTCCGCAATATCTTCAGATCCAGTAACCCCATCAATACTATATGGCAAGGGCatcttacttacttactgaGAACCTTAACTTTTCAGAATTCACAAACATTACTCTGCTGAAACTTTTTGGCCAAAATACATTGCAACACATTAACAATTTATgacattctgacaatatttgAGCCTCCCAATGGAGTACTATGAGTGACCTTGATAATGACCATATAACATTTAAACTCATTCTACAGAACAGTTTGAGAAATTTAAATGGACCACATACAACCCAAAGCAAACTTACCTCCACTGTCAATACTACATACAGTTCATTCATATTTGAACTCTCAAAATATATTGAAGAGGTTTGCTGAAAATTCACCTTCATAATCAGGGCCATTCTTAACAGTACTCCACTGAAACTGTCAGCAAATCTCTTAAGGAAAGGGTAATTCtgcgtgttctgggtctaccctgGTGTAGTTGGACGTGCCCGaaaaacctccaaaggaaggtgcccaggaggcatcctgatcagttgcctgaaccacctcaactgtCTCCTTTCGATGTGAAAGAGCAGCGGCTCTACTGTTCCTATCCTGAGGTCCCCAAACcggacacccccccccccggctgcgccttgagatcctgtccatgaatatcacaaactGAATCAGTGACAAGGGACAACCCTGGCAGAGGCCAAAACCCACCAAAAACCGATTTGACTTTGTGCCGAGTATAGAGATACAGCTCTCACTGTGGTTACACAAGGACCGGATGGCCCAACACTAATATATACTATATGAAGTGAAATATAACGTTTGTATTTGGtatataaaatgtgagaaattatGGCTGAAATGCGAGTCGCATCCGTACCATAACTGCATGAATAGACACGCATCAAAATCCAACCAGCAGCTGGCTTGACCTGGTTTTCGCAAACACCAGCTCACTTGACTTCACTTAAAAATTGGCCCCTGTCTGCAAATGATATTCTCTTGCCGCGGCGATGTTGAAGAAGATGATGGCGAAGATGATTGCCATTGCAATCTCCTCTGAAAGGTTGAGCTCCTTcaggaaaaatgttttaacCTGCTCTTCCGCATCTTCACCCAAGACAGGTATgtcaataataattacattatcACTCATTGGTCTGTACTGAAgatccatcacagtttctctCAAGtcttccattttcctttttcaagcATAGGACTTATTTTTCCATATCTTGATAACCATTTTTCAGTTCCCCATTTTCCAATTCTATCGGGGTGATTGTTTCTTTTAaatcctttgtttgtttgcaacgTGCCCAAAATGTACACTTTAATGACCTTACATAAGTACATCTTCACCTCAAACAGCAATAAGATGCTATATTCTGTGTCTGTAAGCTCATGTCTTTGAAGCAGTTCTTTCTTTTCCGATTCACTCAGCTTTCCCCTCTTACCGGCATACTCAATGCATTTCGGATCGGATCGAGCCAATAAAGGAACCTGCGCTGTGTCAACTGAGTTTAAATCCTTCAGTTCCAGATCCAGCTTCAATATATGGTTCAGCTTAGCCTACAACATTGagattcctttttttcccccttgctGCTTCAATGCTGCACACAGCCAGCTACGAGCTGACAGAGCCATATTGAAAAGCCATATTCTATTTTTATgatatttgttgacaataaaaaaatgtagaataacaccagacttATCCGTTAACATGGCAAACtgagcagaaaagaaaacaaagctaTCTTActgaaatgtgattaaaaaaaaaagtacatacCCTATAAAAACTGgggaaattaataaaaataataataaaactcaCGTTTTCTAGTGATTCATCTAGAATGATCGCTCCATAAGTAGGTACACCCATCTTGTACTCCTTCCACTGTTCAAGGACTTTCtgcacatcctctccatgaggCAACAGAAACGGACAGTGATGGAATAGTTTGCAGCTGTCAAGTAAAATAACGTCAGATCTAAACTAACATGAGCATTTATGGTATGCTTTGGCATGTATttgctgtacagtacagtggaTATGAATATCAATGCACAttcatgaatgtaaaacatGAATTACAAAAAGTAATATGATAATTAACATTCACATGTAAGGATATCTGCTTTGGCGAAGTCTCTTATCCCACAGTGAGGAGCTCCTGGAGTGTTCTGCATGCAGAAGTCCAGGTAGAACCAATGGGCCAGCTCGATCTGGAAGCACACCCGGATAGCGTTGTCCCTCTCCTCACTGGGGATGTGCAGGATGAACCGGCTGGAGAAAGACAGGAGATGCGAGATCAGGGCCGGATTAATGCACTAGGTGGCTCTGGGGCAAAAATTTGTTGTGGGCCCTTATTGTGCGTTACTCCCTGCTCACATATATACACTCAGTGGACATGCAACAGGAAACCATTCATTGCAAACTGAACCTCAAAAAACATCCTGGTGctgcccaccaccaccaccaccacagagaGACTCAAAAGTCCGCCAGCACCACAACGTGGTGGAACTTGAGAAAGATCAAGTTCACGCAAATGTCCTCTGGCGCGTCAGAGTGTCAACCAATTGTGAGTTGTTTTCTACTCCACTCAACTCAGGTAAAAGCAATGCTTGTGATTCCAACAGAGGCACCACATTGCATTTCAGAAGGATCCCAGaagcagctctctgctctgcttaAAATAATCTATTTCTGATGGAAGCTGCAGTAAAGCACATCCAGCTTGGTAGGAAGTCAGACACCAGAACAGCATTGAGCACTGACGCCACCGCACACGCTGAGCCGCCGTTCGATGCGTCCCGCTCGGAGCAGACAAAGTGgttcacattaaaaaaacaacaagagaagCCAGCTAAGAATAAGTATAGGGAACAACAACAgtctcccactctttctctctcaaagaAATCATAGCTATTTTCTCTTCAGTTACAATGGGAGTCTATGGGGAGCTTGGCGGCACTCTTGTCACTTGGAAGCTGACTGTGCCAAAGATGTAACGGCCGGCCACACATCCTGTGTGAGTGGCGTGTCTCAGGTGCTGCAGCGCGGGTCATCTAGTCTATCCTCTTTTCCGCATGCAGCGCACGGTTCTCAGcagaaagacagtgaaaatgatctgttgatAGTCATATTGACATCACACATGCAgcattacacacatttcacttcagtttcaaTGTCTATACCTGTACATCCATGGccaaaagttttgagaatgacacaagtattggttttcacaaagtttgctgcttcagtgtttttagatctttttgtcagatgttactATGGTATACTGAAGTACAATTACAAGCATTTCATAAGtgtcaaaggcttttattgacaattacactgagtttatgcaaagagtcaatatttgcagtgttcaccCTTCTTTTTCAAAACCTCTGCAATTCGCCCTGGCATActgtcaatcaacttctgggccacatcctgactgatgGCAGCCCATTCTTGCATTATCAATGCTTGGAGTTTGTCAgaatttgtgggtttttgtttgtccactcGCCTCTTGAGGATTGACCACAAGTTCTCAATGGGATTAAGGTCTGGGGAGTTTCCTGGCCATGGacccaaaatgtcaatgttttgttACCTGAACCACTTAGTTATCACTTTTGCCTTATGGCAAGGTACTCCATCATGCTGGAAAAGGCATTGATCGTCACCAAACTGTTCTTGGATGGTTGGGAGAAGTTGCTCTCGGAGGATGTTTTGGTACCATTCTTTATTCATGGCTGTGTTCTTAGGCAAAATTGTGAGTGAGCCCACTCCCTTGGCTGAGAAGCAACCCCACACATGAATGGTCTCAGGATGCTTTACTGTTGGCTTGACACAGGACTGATGGTAGTGCGCACCTTTTCTTCTCCGGACAAGCTTTTTTCCGTATGCCCCATACAATCGGAAAGGGGATtaatcagagaaaatgactttaccCCAGTCCTCAGCAGTCCAATCCCTGTACCTTTTGCAGaatatcagtctgtccctgatgtTTTTTCTGGAGAGAAGTGGCTTCTTTGCTGCCCTTCTTGACACCAGGCCATCCCCCAAAAGTCTTCACCTCACTGTGCGTGCAGATACactcacacctgcctgctgccattcCTGAGCAAGCTCTGCACTGGTGGTGCCCCGATCCCGCAGCTGAATCAACTTTAGGAGATGGTCCTGGCGCTTGCTGGACTTTCTTGGGCGCCCTGAAGCCCTCTTCACAACAATTGAACCTCTCTCCTTGAAGTTCTTGATGATCCGATAAATGGTTGATTTAGGTGCAATCTTACTAGCAGCAATATCCTTGCCTGTGAAGccctttttgtgcaaagcaaagATGACTGCACGTGTTTCCTTGCAGGTAACCATGGttaacagaggaagaacaatgatttcaagcacCACCCTCCTTTTAAAGCTTCGTCTGTTATTCTAACTCAATCAGCATAACAGAGTGATCTCCAGCCTTGTCCTCGTCAACACTCTCATCTGTGTTAACGAGAGAATCACTGACATGATGTCAGCTGGTCCTTTTGTGGCagggctgaaatgcagtggaaatgttttttgtgggatTAAGTTAATTTTCATGGCAAAGAGGGACTTTGCAATTAATTGCAATTCATTGCAATTCATCTGATCACTCTTCATAACATTCTGGAGTATATGCAAATTgccatcataaaaactgaggcagcagactttttgaaaattaatatttgtgtcattctcaaaacttttggccacggctgtagaatatgtcacagacatgaaaaaaaatctaactttttttttttaactcaacactTACAATTGAACACATGCCTCTTAAAGCTGTTTTGGTATGAAACATGCTATTACTGATGGCCATAATCAAAGGCAAAATCACAGTTGAAAGACAGGGctggctgtctgtgtggacaccaCACACATGCGAGCCGCAGCAGTTCAGCAAGGTAGCCGTCATGCACAGGTAGGATGTGTGGCCCCACCAGAAGTCAGATTGATTCCAAAACTACCCATCTGTGAGGGAAACGATGATAAAACGATGTATGTAGGgtgagcaacacacacaaatgggaAAAATCTGAAAGGGTCTCATAACTAAAGTTGAGATTGCCTGAAAACAGTGCAATCTATCAAAATGCCCATTTACCCAGATAGAATCCCACTTGTCGTTTAAACTCTCatcatttttcatcatcatttttttcgTTAAAGTATGGGGCAGCAGTGCTGCCCCAAAAAGGGGTGGGTGCTAGTAGCATCCCAAAAATCCATATGGAAGATGAAGAATAAGTATAATTAATGAACGCTATTTACAAGTCTGAGTTTCGTAATTACGATTACGAATAGTAACTACTGTTCATTGGGcttattcttattatttaaaagacatttattttttaaatttacaattTAACTCCAGAGGCTAACTTACCCATGGTAAAggcacaaaaaaataaaagtcaacacaaatcaacacattCTGAGCAATCAACAAAATCGGCTTATCAATAAAAATGGAGGAGGACGACAGTGGCAAAACATCTGAGAagcagtgtgtgaatgttttggGTTCTAAAATGACCAACAAAAAtaggactgactgactgttccGACTAGTTTCTTACTGAACCCGGCCCGGCCGTCACACGCGCCGCCACTCTCCACCACCAGTAAATTCTCAACGTGGGGGAAACACTGCCTAATAAAGTGGACACAGAGGGTACATCTCTATTATGTCTTGGTAAAACCTATGTAGCCTGCCCCTggctttactttattttgtcgTTAGTGTAATTGTAGGTTTGGTGGTACTTTTATTCTATGTGTTGCTGTACACCCGTGTGCTTGTTCTGTGTTTACCAATAAAGACtggttaaaaaaatattttttgccCGCCAGTCTGCTGTGTAGTCAGTGGGCAAACACTGCAATGTTAAATGCGTTTAGCATCATGCTGAGCTAACAACAGCTACAAACACGTTCATACACCGCAGAGAGTGCTAACTTACTTCTGGTCTTCCAAGAAGAACAGTGAAATCCCAGTTGTTATGATTGCAAACTGTAATGACAACCAAACCACGACGCTTAAAGGTCGGTAAAGCGTCCGGTTAACGTAACGTTACCTGCAGAGGTCGTCCAGTACGCCGGAGGGGATCTCCACTCTTTTTGTTTCCATGTTGGTTGAAAACATCCCGACTCTATCTCAGAGCATTCAGGTGCAACAGCCATAAGAGCAGCAAGCTACATCCGCATTTTCAGCTCAGTGGACCCCAAGCTTTATGTTGGCTACAGCGAAGTCGCTAGCATCAACTAGTAACTATTCTTGCCCTGCCACCGGGAACcggttgttgtgttgtttatgcTGCGTTCAGGTCATACGGAGAGGTGGGAAAGATTTCGACGGAAACGACTTGCGAGCGTTCATGACATGACATGGATGCTAACATGAACGCGTCAAGTCTGACTTTCGTAATTACGATAACTCCGATATGACTTGAACGCGGCATTTGTTTAATCATCCAATCACCGGTTTAGGGTGTGGGCGCTAGAAAACAAAACGAAGCACTATTGGTTCATATTTATGTCTGTCAATTGAGAGGGAGAAAATTTATCAAGTTAGTTTGAGATGTCTGTGACACAATAAAAGGCCGCAAATGTGTCACAACTCTTCTGCATGTAAGACCTTCACGAGTACTTTCTAAAAGACGTATCCCTCAAGTGAATTCTGTAAATCTGAACTAGAATTAATATGGTAATTGTTTACAATGACCCGGACAACCCGGctccagacctttgaatccgcACACTCCACTGGGTTTTTATTAATGCTTATTTCAAACTGTCAACATCCATGGTATCAGAAGAAAATATCACATACAGGTAAGAAAAGGAAAACgaaaagcagcaacaacagcaaaacaaatttaaatagattaagtaaaagaaaatgtatgacAAGTTCATCTCAGATTTTGAAGatattgaaaacatttattgttttgattgttttttgtttgttttgcaggaagAAATCAATGACACGTATTGTTCCATTTCCTTCATAAATACAAAGAATAGAGTTTTTTTGGGCACACCCATAAAGTACATGGACgcagtctgtctaagttattcgactgctctgctcaggactactacaagtttttggaggttgttcagtatgtctaaAACGacttcagacagagggtgacctgaggggctgcataaagggccaggagaagataaataaggacttttttgaactgtgaatcatgcaaagctactctagtgggATCCAGAATAAGgatatagagctgaaacgagcataatatgggacctttaagagcTTTCTTATACGTTTCAGTGACTTACTTATGAGTTTTAACTAATTCTTCCAGTTTAATCTTAAAGTATCTACAATTATGTATAAAAACTTCCCCAATAACAACACAATATTGAGAACAAAGTCCAAGTTCCTGTTTTCAACAAAGACACCAAACTTGATTTCCTGTCTTCACTGTCAAGGGTGACAACTCAATCTCATTGGACTGTAGCCAGCACGTCATATCATTGCAAAGACTGCactgattcacagttgaaaaacacatcatccaaacttttaatttccatttcacaAAATACACAGTTATTCACATCAAAATGAAATCTCAATCTTAAGAATTAGTTTGTTGGGTAAatctcatttaaaatgttgaagttcACCTCTTACCGTAGGAGGaagtggaaataaaatataccgttttcttattttcttaacCTCTTCCACTCCAAATTCCTTGAGAATATATTTTCCTCTTACTGTGTTATGGTAACATTCCTTTTATAGAATGTTTCTAATAACTCTCTTGTTACTTATTGTCACAAAAGTAAATTTCTTCAATGCAAAGCTGCCTCAGCCCGAAAGTAtgggtgtttgtgtggttggtgacattgtaatgtttttaattttactgaCTTTCCACCAAGCTGTTTTTGAAGCAGTTGTGGTGTTTGATTGTGTCACTAAGGAAAGGTAGGTATGTGATTGTTATGTCTTGGCATTCAGTTTGTTCTATATCAAGCCATGGGTGGTGGTGAAGGGTTGCGTGGATCCATTTGATAAGGTATTGTAATTGATTTGCTAAGTAGTAGTGTTGGAAATTTGGTGCTTCCAGGCCTCCTTGATGTTTTGATTGTTGTAATGTTGTTAGTTGTATTCTGGGTGTTTAGTTTTTccagtaaaatgttattattagtgTATTCACTGTGTTGAACCACTTTGATGTGGGTTGGATTGGGATTATTGTGAATAAATAATTGATTCTTGGTAATaccatcatttttattgttgcaATACATCCTATCCTAATGGTAATGTCATCCATCGATTTAAGTTGTCTTATATTGTTTTTAGGAGTGAAGTTAAGGTAAAGCAACTCAGACAGCTTGGGGGAGAATTGTAGGCCTAAATGTGTGATGTTGCCAGTAGTGAATGGTAACTGCGGGATTGTGACGTGGCCTGAGTGCAAGCTTCGTATATTGCTAGTGAAAGGATGATAAGAGTTTTTCTTGGTGGGATACAATTTATCAAGTTGAAATGACGGCGTGTATTGTTTGATGAATGTCTGTCCTTAATAAATCTTGTTTAATCTGGGTGAATGAGGGATGAGGTGAGATAACTGATTCTGGTTGCTAGTGCTTTGCTTATGATTTTGATATCTGTGCTTAAGGAAATGGGCCTGTAACTTGTGCATTGAATTGTTCCTTTTTATCTCATCTGCCATTCTGGTAAATGATGATAGTGTTGGCCAGAAGTGTTTATAAAATTCAGTCGGGAATCCATCTCGTCCAGGgtctttattattttacatcttTTAGTGCTTTTTCATATTCTGTAGATGTTAATGGGATGTCTAAAAGATCGTCTTGATCTTTTGTTATTGCGGGTAA from Enoplosus armatus isolate fEnoArm2 chromosome 18, fEnoArm2.hap1, whole genome shotgun sequence carries:
- the dcp2 gene encoding m7GpppN-mRNA hydrolase encodes the protein MFSTNMETKRVEIPSGVLDDLCSRFILHIPSEERDNAIRVCFQIELAHWFYLDFCMQNTPGAPHCGIRDFAKAVFHHCPFLLPHGEDVQKVLEQWKEYKMGVPTYGAIILDESLENALLVQGYLAKSGWGFPKGKVNEDEAPHDCAVREVLEETGFDIKNRICKEMYIEQKITDQLVRLYIIPGVSKDTKFNPKTRKEIRNIEWFPIEKLPCHRNDMTPKSKLGLAPNRFFMAIPFIRPLREWISKLKGESTDSDEDFANNGNTPCKPSDNPWSKSRRLTGTEAFPGDSWTKHKQQKTLGQLSQYEQNQNPNLKGNGKKCQDSPYVKKGSNDNGASNQQLKNILKEDKRLQPRRLQDSFERDMALCSSNGHQTVHSRVCEHLLSSKAFLNFKFDRDAIMKCFDY